One genomic segment of Drosophila melanogaster chromosome 3L includes these proteins:
- the Ilk gene encoding integrin linked kinase, isoform B: MEDIFHWCREGNSIQVRLWLDETEHDNNLG, from the coding sequence ATGGAGGACATATTCCACTGGTGCCGCGAGGGCAACTCGATTCAAGTGCGCCTCTGGTTGGATGAAACGGAGCACGACAACAATTTGGGGTAA
- the CG10508 gene encoding uncharacterized protein, isoform K has protein sequence MSESGGYQKMPPGWDCKYDQATGNCYYINYLTKAMQLEDPRGRSYRQLQNERCSTESIALQQLVSQPQTSHNSSPYHVHPSNNLTAIRAFQERQQPTLHNISTSPLLSASSRGHLEMSSPLPFQRARVGPNLSRRSTIQETSFTTQAETDAVVTKIQNMFPTAGENHIRLLLKRYYNSEAVVVSALQVEKHPVTMPGPFVTPPSQRHLFHSGSAFYMTPPARRPDTVASRRTSRTASPLPGGRFGSLVSVQSGPGGPSGHQAVLPPSSAVPPALHGSPLWRSSPRPHSSPKMKLRYMKNIFPKADEELLLDILANADNNVQFASEKLISLGYTKRDMQQPHRPNNRPPDLNQDQEAGGDQSGVHIPLRPKEYTEEEKTKMQTLLKEKYPQIAERIILMALESVNYAEDRATQILQIVQDEDEQREQKQAPMNPKHLDLKKTTGTEQIDGANEKDSLPAVVEPTTSSKPKPPHKRHILPSINVTTPSTFTTQIILAQATPTPTPTAEEMKLETHLSSISSASSSHSYASPPQSPRIFQQSYERLTTKSILAKSGHNHFGHQSDTNNYSIDGYLHGSSNASSYSSYSASMTSSSLVSSAQSNSSSIARRPAFESRARTKTDSLKHRQHSLGNSHNSESAEFQSIIERMASLGPNSQLSKGADENLLLADYVTWNGPNTKLLQKQITQGPNASLLTDRTYKPRGGKSELCKGPQSGLAKGSIYAQGSNKSANIKCN, from the exons CTATTACATAAACTATCTGACGAAGGCCATGCAGCTGGAGGATCCGCGCGGCCGCAGTTACAGGCAGTTGCAGAACGAACGCTGTTCCACGGAGTCGATAGCCTTGCAG CAGTTGGTCAGTCAGCCGCAGACGTCGCACAACAGCTCGCCGTACCACGTCCATCCCAGCAACAACTTGACTGCAATTCGGGCCTTCCAGGAGCGCCAGCAACCCACGCTGCACAACATCTCTACCAGTCCATTGTTGTCGGCCTCCTCCAGGGGACACTTG GAAATGTCTTCACCTCTGCCCTTTCAACGAGCTCGCGTGGGACCGAATCTCTCGCGGCGCTCCACCATTCAGGAGACCTCGTTCACCACGCAAGCGGAAACGGATGCCGTGGTGACCAAAATCCAGAACATGTTCCCCACCGCTGGCGAGAACCATATACGTCTCCTGCTCAAGCG CTACTACAATAGCGAGGCGGTTGTCGTCAGTGCGCTGCAGGTGGAGAAGCACCCGGTTACCATGCCCGGACCCTTTGTGACGCCCCCTTCGCAGCGGCACCTCTTCCACAGCGGCTCCGCCTTCTACATGACGCCACCGGCACGTCGGCCGGACACGGTAGCTAGTCGGCGCACGTCGCGCACGGCCAGTCCCCTGCCCGGCGGACGCTTCGGTAGTCTCGTGAGCGTGCAGAGCGGTCCTGGTGGTCCAAGTGGCCATCAGGCTGTTCTGCCTCCCAGCTCGGCTGTTCCGCCGGCTCTGCACGGATCGCCCCTGTGGCGCAGCTCGCCCAGGCCGCACTCGTCGCCCAAGATGAAGCTGAG ATACATGAAGAATATATTCCCCAAGGCGGACGAAGAGCTGCTTCTGGATATCCTGGCAAATGCGGATAACAACGTGCAGTTCGCATCGGAAAAGTTGATTTCTTTGGGCTACACAAAAAGAGATATGCAACAGCCACACAGACCCAACAATCGCCCGCCGGACCTAAATCAAGATCAGGAGGCTGGAGGGGATCAGAGTGGTGTACATATACCGCTGAGACCCAAGGAATACACAGAGGAAGAGAAGACAAAAA TGCAAACTTTGCTTAAGGAGAAGTACCCACAGATTGCCGAGCGCATTATCCTAATGGCTTTGGAATCCGTCAACTATGCAGAGGATAGGGCTACGCAAATCCTACAAATAGTCCAGGACGAGGACGAGCAGAGGGAGCAAAAGCAGGCTCCCATGAATCCCAAGCACCTGGATCTTAAGAAAACCACAGGAACCGAGCAGATCGATGGTGCCAACGAAAAAGACAG CCTGCCCGCCGTGGTGGAGCCCACCACTTCATCCAAGCCGAAGCCGCCGCACAAGCGCCACATTCTTCCATCGATCAATGTCACCACTCCATCAACGTTCACCACCCAGATCATTTTGGCACAGGCTACGCCCACACCAACGCCCACAGCGGAGGAGATGAAGCTGGAGACCCATCTGTCATCCATCTCTAGTGCTTCCTCATCGCATTCATATGCCTCACCCCCACAATCACCCCGCATCTTCCAGCAAAGCTACGAACGCCTGACCACCAAGagcattttggccaagagcGGCCATAACCATTTTGGCCACCAGAGCGATACCAATAACTACAGCATCGACGGCTACCTGCATGGCTCCTCAAATGCTAGCTCCTACTCCTCCTACTCCGCATCAATGACGTCCTCATCGCTGGTCTCGTCGGCCCAGTCCAACTCCTCATCCATCGCGAGGAGGCCAGCTTTCGAAAGTCGTGCTCGCACCAAAACCGATTCACTGAA ACATCGTCAGCACTCCCTTGGAAATTCGCATAATTCGGAATCAGCTGAATTTCAATCTATTATCGAACGAATGGCCAGTTTGGGACCCAATTCCCAGCTAAGCAAGGGTGCAGATGAAAATCTTTTGCT aGCCGATTATGTCACCTGGAATGGACCCAACACGAAGCTTCTTCAAAAGCAGATCACTCAAGGACCTAATGCTAGTCTTCTCACAGATCGCACCTATAAGCCAAGGGGTGGGAAATCGGAACTCTGCAAAGGACCCCAGTCCGGATTGGCGAAGGGCAGCATCTACGCCCAAGGCAGCAACAAGAGCGCCAACATCAAATGCAACTAG
- the CG10508 gene encoding uncharacterized protein, isoform I, with protein sequence MKNIFPKADEELLLDILANADNNVQFASEKLISLGYTKRDMQQPHRPNNRPPDLNQDQEAGGDQSGVHIPLRPKEYTEEEKTKMQTLLKEKYPQIAERIILMALESVNYAEDRATQILQIVQDEDEQREQKQAPMNPKHLDLKKTTGTEQIDGANEKDSLPAVVEPTTSSKPKPPHKRHILPSINVTTPSTFTTQIILAQATPTPTPTAEEMKLETHLSSISSASSSHSYASPPQSPRIFQQSYERLTTKSILAKSGHNHFGHQSDTNNYSIDGYLHGSSNASSYSSYSASMTSSSLVSSAQSNSSSIARRPAFESRARTKTDSLKYAR encoded by the exons ATGAAGAATATATTCCCCAAGGCGGACGAAGAGCTGCTTCTGGATATCCTGGCAAATGCGGATAACAACGTGCAGTTCGCATCGGAAAAGTTGATTTCTTTGGGCTACACAAAAAGAGATATGCAACAGCCACACAGACCCAACAATCGCCCGCCGGACCTAAATCAAGATCAGGAGGCTGGAGGGGATCAGAGTGGTGTACATATACCGCTGAGACCCAAGGAATACACAGAGGAAGAGAAGACAAAAA TGCAAACTTTGCTTAAGGAGAAGTACCCACAGATTGCCGAGCGCATTATCCTAATGGCTTTGGAATCCGTCAACTATGCAGAGGATAGGGCTACGCAAATCCTACAAATAGTCCAGGACGAGGACGAGCAGAGGGAGCAAAAGCAGGCTCCCATGAATCCCAAGCACCTGGATCTTAAGAAAACCACAGGAACCGAGCAGATCGATGGTGCCAACGAAAAAGACAG CCTGCCCGCCGTGGTGGAGCCCACCACTTCATCCAAGCCGAAGCCGCCGCACAAGCGCCACATTCTTCCATCGATCAATGTCACCACTCCATCAACGTTCACCACCCAGATCATTTTGGCACAGGCTACGCCCACACCAACGCCCACAGCGGAGGAGATGAAGCTGGAGACCCATCTGTCATCCATCTCTAGTGCTTCCTCATCGCATTCATATGCCTCACCCCCACAATCACCCCGCATCTTCCAGCAAAGCTACGAACGCCTGACCACCAAGagcattttggccaagagcGGCCATAACCATTTTGGCCACCAGAGCGATACCAATAACTACAGCATCGACGGCTACCTGCATGGCTCCTCAAATGCTAGCTCCTACTCCTCCTACTCCGCATCAATGACGTCCTCATCGCTGGTCTCGTCGGCCCAGTCCAACTCCTCATCCATCGCGAGGAGGCCAGCTTTCGAAAGTCGTGCTCGCACCAAAACCGATTCACTGAAGTATGCCCgctaa
- the CG10508 gene encoding uncharacterized protein, isoform J: MSESGGYQKMPPGWDCKYDQATGNCYYINYLTKAMQLEDPRGRSYRQLQNERCSTESIALQLVSQPQTSHNSSPYHVHPSNNLTAIRAFQERQQPTLHNISTSPLLSASSRGHLEMSSPLPFQRARVGPNLSRRSTIQETSFTTQAETDAVVTKIQNMFPTAGENHIRLLLKRYYNSEAVVVSALQVEKHPVTMPGPFVTPPSQRHLFHSGSAFYMTPPARRPDTVASRRTSRTASPLPGGRFGSLVSVQSGPGGPSGHQAVLPPSSAVPPALHGSPLWRSSPRPHSSPKMKLRYMKNIFPKADEELLLDILANADNNVQFASEKLISLGYTKRDMQQPHRPNNRPPDLNQDQEAGGDQSGVHIPLRPKEYTEEEKTKMQTLLKEKYPQIAERIILMALESVNYAEDRATQILQIVQDEDEQREQKQAPMNPKHLDLKKTTGTEQIDGANEKDSLPAVVEPTTSSKPKPPHKRHILPSINVTTPSTFTTQIILAQATPTPTPTAEEMKLETHLSSISSASSSHSYASPPQSPRIFQQSYERLTTKSILAKSGHNHFGHQSDTNNYSIDGYLHGSSNASSYSSYSASMTSSSLVSSAQSNSSSIARRPAFESRARTKTDSLKHRQHSLGNSHNSESAEFQSIIERMASLGPNSQLSKGADENLLLADYVTWNGPNTKLLQKQITQGPNASLLTDRTYKPRGGKSELCKGPQSGLAKGSIYAQGSNKSANIKCN; this comes from the exons CTATTACATAAACTATCTGACGAAGGCCATGCAGCTGGAGGATCCGCGCGGCCGCAGTTACAGGCAGTTGCAGAACGAACGCTGTTCCACGGAGTCGATAGCCTTGCAG TTGGTCAGTCAGCCGCAGACGTCGCACAACAGCTCGCCGTACCACGTCCATCCCAGCAACAACTTGACTGCAATTCGGGCCTTCCAGGAGCGCCAGCAACCCACGCTGCACAACATCTCTACCAGTCCATTGTTGTCGGCCTCCTCCAGGGGACACTTG GAAATGTCTTCACCTCTGCCCTTTCAACGAGCTCGCGTGGGACCGAATCTCTCGCGGCGCTCCACCATTCAGGAGACCTCGTTCACCACGCAAGCGGAAACGGATGCCGTGGTGACCAAAATCCAGAACATGTTCCCCACCGCTGGCGAGAACCATATACGTCTCCTGCTCAAGCG CTACTACAATAGCGAGGCGGTTGTCGTCAGTGCGCTGCAGGTGGAGAAGCACCCGGTTACCATGCCCGGACCCTTTGTGACGCCCCCTTCGCAGCGGCACCTCTTCCACAGCGGCTCCGCCTTCTACATGACGCCACCGGCACGTCGGCCGGACACGGTAGCTAGTCGGCGCACGTCGCGCACGGCCAGTCCCCTGCCCGGCGGACGCTTCGGTAGTCTCGTGAGCGTGCAGAGCGGTCCTGGTGGTCCAAGTGGCCATCAGGCTGTTCTGCCTCCCAGCTCGGCTGTTCCGCCGGCTCTGCACGGATCGCCCCTGTGGCGCAGCTCGCCCAGGCCGCACTCGTCGCCCAAGATGAAGCTGAG ATACATGAAGAATATATTCCCCAAGGCGGACGAAGAGCTGCTTCTGGATATCCTGGCAAATGCGGATAACAACGTGCAGTTCGCATCGGAAAAGTTGATTTCTTTGGGCTACACAAAAAGAGATATGCAACAGCCACACAGACCCAACAATCGCCCGCCGGACCTAAATCAAGATCAGGAGGCTGGAGGGGATCAGAGTGGTGTACATATACCGCTGAGACCCAAGGAATACACAGAGGAAGAGAAGACAAAAA TGCAAACTTTGCTTAAGGAGAAGTACCCACAGATTGCCGAGCGCATTATCCTAATGGCTTTGGAATCCGTCAACTATGCAGAGGATAGGGCTACGCAAATCCTACAAATAGTCCAGGACGAGGACGAGCAGAGGGAGCAAAAGCAGGCTCCCATGAATCCCAAGCACCTGGATCTTAAGAAAACCACAGGAACCGAGCAGATCGATGGTGCCAACGAAAAAGACAG CCTGCCCGCCGTGGTGGAGCCCACCACTTCATCCAAGCCGAAGCCGCCGCACAAGCGCCACATTCTTCCATCGATCAATGTCACCACTCCATCAACGTTCACCACCCAGATCATTTTGGCACAGGCTACGCCCACACCAACGCCCACAGCGGAGGAGATGAAGCTGGAGACCCATCTGTCATCCATCTCTAGTGCTTCCTCATCGCATTCATATGCCTCACCCCCACAATCACCCCGCATCTTCCAGCAAAGCTACGAACGCCTGACCACCAAGagcattttggccaagagcGGCCATAACCATTTTGGCCACCAGAGCGATACCAATAACTACAGCATCGACGGCTACCTGCATGGCTCCTCAAATGCTAGCTCCTACTCCTCCTACTCCGCATCAATGACGTCCTCATCGCTGGTCTCGTCGGCCCAGTCCAACTCCTCATCCATCGCGAGGAGGCCAGCTTTCGAAAGTCGTGCTCGCACCAAAACCGATTCACTGAA ACATCGTCAGCACTCCCTTGGAAATTCGCATAATTCGGAATCAGCTGAATTTCAATCTATTATCGAACGAATGGCCAGTTTGGGACCCAATTCCCAGCTAAGCAAGGGTGCAGATGAAAATCTTTTGCT aGCCGATTATGTCACCTGGAATGGACCCAACACGAAGCTTCTTCAAAAGCAGATCACTCAAGGACCTAATGCTAGTCTTCTCACAGATCGCACCTATAAGCCAAGGGGTGGGAAATCGGAACTCTGCAAAGGACCCCAGTCCGGATTGGCGAAGGGCAGCATCTACGCCCAAGGCAGCAACAAGAGCGCCAACATCAAATGCAACTAG
- the Ilk gene encoding integrin linked kinase, isoform A — translation MEDIFHWCREGNSIQVRLWLDETEHDNNLGDDHGFSPLHWVAKEGHAKLVETLLQRGSRVNATNMGDDIPLHLAAAHGHRDVVQMLIKERSDVNAVNEHGNTPLHYACFWGYDMICEDLLNAGAQVGIANKDGHTPLEKAKPSLAKRLQDLVEKSGREVKVISFKEQSWQGLKTRSRDATLSRFKGISMGDLDLHTKLSVTPSGETWRGRWQKNDVVAKILAVRQCTPRISRDFNEEFPKLRIFSHPNILPIIGACNSPPNLVTISQFMPRSSLFSLLHGATGVVVDTSQAVSFALDVARGMAFLHSLERIIPTYHLNSHHVMIDDDLTARINMGDAKFSFQEKGRIYQPAWMSPETLQRKQADRNWEACDMWSFAILIWELTTREVPFAEWSPMECGMKIALEGLRVKIPPGTSTHMAKLISICMNEDPGKRPKFDMVVPILEKMRR, via the exons ATGGAGGACATATTCCACTGGTGCCGCGAGGGCAACTCGATTCAAGTGCGCCTCTGGTTGGATGAAACGGAGCACGACAACAATTTGGG AGACGACCATGGCTTCAGCCCGTTGCATTGGGTGGCTAAAGAGGGCCACGCCAAGCTTGTGGAGACTCTGTTGCAGCGCGGTTCGCGTGTGAACGCCACCAATATGGGCGACGACATCCCACTCCATTTAGCGGCAGCTCATGGCCACCGCGACGTGGTCCAGATG TTGATAAAAGAGCGCAGCGATGTGAATGCGGTAAACGAGCATGGAAACACCCCCCTGCACTACGCCTGTTTTTGGGGCTATGACATGATCTGCGAGGATCTGCTTAATGCGGGAGCCCAGGTGGGAATCGCAAACAAGGACGGGCACACACCTCTTGAAAAGGCCAAACCCAGTCTGGCCAAGAGGCTTCAGGATCTTGTAGaaaagagcggcagagaggtTAAGGTTATCAGCTTCAAGGAACAAAGCTGGCAGGGATTGAAGACGAGATCCCGGGATGCTACTTTGTCCCGTTTCAAGGGAATCAGTATGGGAGACCTAGACCTGCATACCAAGCTGTCGGTGACGCCATCAGGAGAAACTTGGCGCGGACGCTGGCAAAAGAACGATGTGGTAGCTAAGATCCTGGCCGTGCGTCAGTGCACGCCTCGTATATCGCGAGATTTTAACGAGGAGTTTCCCAAGCTCCGCATCTTTTCGCACCCTAACATTTTGCCTATTATTGGAGCATGCAATTCGCCACCCAATCTGGTGACAATTAGTCAG TTTATGCCACGTTCTTCGCTGTTTAGCCTGCTGCATGGAGCAACTGGCGTCGTGGTGGACACCAGCCAGGCGGTAAGCTTTGCCTTGGATGTTGCGAGAGGAATGGCTTTCCTGCACTCGCTGGAGCGCATTATTCCAACATATCACCTGAACAGTCATCACGTGATGATCGACGATGATCTGACGGCGAGAATCAACATGGGCGATGCCAAATTCTCTTTCCAAGAGAAGGGACGCATCTATCAACCGGCTTGGATGTCGCCGGAAACATTGCAGCGCAAGCAGGCGGATCGAAACTGGGAGGCCTGTGACATGTGGAGCTTTGCTATTCTTATTTGGGAGCTGACTACGCGCGAGGTACCCTTCGCCGAGTGGTCGCCCATGGAGTGCGGCATGAAAATTGCGTTGGAAGGTCTGCGGGTCAAGATTCCGCCAGGCACATCGACGCACATGGCCAAGCTGATTTCAATCTGCATGAACGAGGATCCCGGCAAGCGGCCCAAGTTCGACATGGTGGTTCCCATTCTGGAGAAGATGCGCCGCTGA
- the CG10508 gene encoding uncharacterized protein, isoform L, producing MSESGGYQKMPPGWDCKYDQATGNCYYINYLTKAMQLEDPRGRSYRQLQNERCSTESIALQQLVSQPQTSHNSSPYHVHPSNNLTAIRAFQERQQPTLHNISTSPLLSASSRGHLEMSSPLPFQRARVGPNLSRRSTIQETSFTTQAETDAVVTKIQNMFPTAGENHIRLLLKRYMKNIFPKADEELLLDILANADNNVQFASEKLISLGYTKRDMQQPHRPNNRPPDLNQDQEAGGDQSGVHIPLRPKEYTEEEKTKMQTLLKEKYPQIAERIILMALESVNYAEDRATQILQIVQDEDEQREQKQAPMNPKHLDLKKTTGTEQIDGANEKDRHRQHSLGNSHNSESAEFQSIIERMASLGPNSQLSKGADENLLLADYVTWNGPNTKLLQKQITQGPNASLLTDRTYKPRGGKSELCKGPQSGLAKGSIYAQGSNKSANIKCN from the exons CTATTACATAAACTATCTGACGAAGGCCATGCAGCTGGAGGATCCGCGCGGCCGCAGTTACAGGCAGTTGCAGAACGAACGCTGTTCCACGGAGTCGATAGCCTTGCAG CAGTTGGTCAGTCAGCCGCAGACGTCGCACAACAGCTCGCCGTACCACGTCCATCCCAGCAACAACTTGACTGCAATTCGGGCCTTCCAGGAGCGCCAGCAACCCACGCTGCACAACATCTCTACCAGTCCATTGTTGTCGGCCTCCTCCAGGGGACACTTG GAAATGTCTTCACCTCTGCCCTTTCAACGAGCTCGCGTGGGACCGAATCTCTCGCGGCGCTCCACCATTCAGGAGACCTCGTTCACCACGCAAGCGGAAACGGATGCCGTGGTGACCAAAATCCAGAACATGTTCCCCACCGCTGGCGAGAACCATATACGTCTCCTGCTCAAGCG ATACATGAAGAATATATTCCCCAAGGCGGACGAAGAGCTGCTTCTGGATATCCTGGCAAATGCGGATAACAACGTGCAGTTCGCATCGGAAAAGTTGATTTCTTTGGGCTACACAAAAAGAGATATGCAACAGCCACACAGACCCAACAATCGCCCGCCGGACCTAAATCAAGATCAGGAGGCTGGAGGGGATCAGAGTGGTGTACATATACCGCTGAGACCCAAGGAATACACAGAGGAAGAGAAGACAAAAA TGCAAACTTTGCTTAAGGAGAAGTACCCACAGATTGCCGAGCGCATTATCCTAATGGCTTTGGAATCCGTCAACTATGCAGAGGATAGGGCTACGCAAATCCTACAAATAGTCCAGGACGAGGACGAGCAGAGGGAGCAAAAGCAGGCTCCCATGAATCCCAAGCACCTGGATCTTAAGAAAACCACAGGAACCGAGCAGATCGATGGTGCCAACGAAAAAGACAG ACATCGTCAGCACTCCCTTGGAAATTCGCATAATTCGGAATCAGCTGAATTTCAATCTATTATCGAACGAATGGCCAGTTTGGGACCCAATTCCCAGCTAAGCAAGGGTGCAGATGAAAATCTTTTGCT aGCCGATTATGTCACCTGGAATGGACCCAACACGAAGCTTCTTCAAAAGCAGATCACTCAAGGACCTAATGCTAGTCTTCTCACAGATCGCACCTATAAGCCAAGGGGTGGGAAATCGGAACTCTGCAAAGGACCCCAGTCCGGATTGGCGAAGGGCAGCATCTACGCCCAAGGCAGCAACAAGAGCGCCAACATCAAATGCAACTAG
- the Trmt112 gene encoding tRNA methyltransferase subunit 11-2, with protein sequence MKLSTYNFLTSVAIKGVKVGFPLKLTINKKEVVESEFNPTFVERILPKLDWSAVYGAAQVAELTEDIPAVQPENIVENELLLQKLHHLLFEIDVLEGQLECPETGRVFPISDGIPNMLLNEDEV encoded by the exons ATGAAACTCAGCACATACAACTTCTTGACCTCCGTGGCCATCAAGGGCGTCAAAGTGGGATTTCCCCTGAAACTGACG ATTAACAAAAAGGAAGTGGTGGAGAGCGAATTTAATCCAACTTTTGTGGAGAGAATCCTTCCCAAGCTGGACTGGTCAGCGGTCTATGGAGCTGCTCAGGTG gCGGAACTCACAGAAGACATTCCTGCCGTTCAGCCTGAAAACATTGTGGAGAATGAACTGCTTTTGCAGAAGCTTCACCATCTGCTCTTCGAGATCGACGTGCTCGAGGGTCAACTGGAGTGCCCGGAGACAGGTCGTGTGTTTCCCATCAGCGATGGTATACCAAACATGCTCCTTAACGAGGACGAGGTCTAG